In the Corynebacterium kroppenstedtii genome, one interval contains:
- a CDS encoding FecCD family ABC transporter permease, with the protein MTKRSHTQPFHQKRVVATIIFFPTIIALLAISLVWSATAGQVDTTPSQVLGSLLHSMRISWLDGPDHANAEAALWYVRFPRIVVGAIVGAGLGVSGVLLQGVFSNPLAEPGIIGVSSGAAVGASAAIALGASTTAAHQGLGPWMVTLAAFIAGLCTTAFIYFASRRNGRSEVVTLILTGVATNAMAGGIIAFLTFIADNAARDQIVFWQMGSIAGSSWTAAGIICVVTIPVSLLAWTLAKPLDLLSLGESQAHHLGVNVERLRASIVVIVSLLVAVGVAFTGIISFVGLVVPHALRLIVGPGHRVLIPASALGGALTLTIADVVARTAIRGADLPLGMLTALIGGPVFFYLLRRSRGHSGAWR; encoded by the coding sequence ATGACGAAACGCTCTCACACACAGCCGTTCCATCAAAAGCGAGTTGTAGCGACGATCATTTTCTTTCCAACAATCATTGCACTCCTCGCCATTAGCTTGGTGTGGTCAGCCACCGCCGGACAAGTGGATACAACTCCCAGCCAAGTGCTGGGGTCATTGCTCCATTCCATGAGAATATCCTGGTTAGACGGCCCCGATCACGCTAATGCAGAAGCCGCCTTATGGTACGTTCGCTTCCCGCGAATCGTCGTAGGGGCCATTGTTGGCGCAGGTTTGGGCGTATCAGGTGTCCTTCTGCAAGGCGTTTTTTCTAATCCACTGGCTGAGCCGGGCATCATCGGTGTTTCCTCTGGAGCAGCCGTCGGAGCTTCTGCAGCCATCGCGCTGGGCGCATCAACAACCGCAGCTCATCAAGGGCTCGGCCCATGGATGGTCACGCTCGCAGCTTTCATAGCAGGTCTGTGTACCACCGCATTTATATATTTTGCGTCTCGACGGAACGGCCGGAGCGAAGTTGTCACTCTTATTCTGACGGGTGTTGCAACTAATGCCATGGCCGGCGGTATTATTGCTTTCCTTACCTTTATTGCGGATAACGCGGCTCGTGATCAGATCGTGTTTTGGCAAATGGGGTCTATTGCCGGCTCGTCGTGGACAGCAGCGGGAATTATTTGCGTTGTAACTATTCCGGTCAGCCTCCTGGCCTGGACTCTGGCTAAACCCCTCGATTTACTTTCCTTGGGTGAAAGTCAGGCACACCACCTAGGTGTTAACGTTGAGCGTCTTCGCGCGTCGATCGTCGTTATTGTTTCTCTGCTCGTTGCGGTAGGAGTGGCCTTTACGGGGATCATTTCATTTGTTGGACTTGTTGTCCCTCACGCTCTCCGACTCATAGTTGGGCCAGGACACCGCGTTCTTATACCTGCCTCGGCATTGGGCGGTGCATTGACATTAACCATTGCCGACGTTGTCGCCCGAACGGCTATTCGCGGTGCTGACCTACCACTAGGGATGCTGACAGCACTTATTGGTGGCCCCGTGTTCTTCTACCTACTCCGACGTTCTCGAGGTCACTCTGGTGCATGGCGCTAG
- a CDS encoding neocarzinostatin apoprotein domain-containing protein yields the protein MKHNTHSTRPALTMGMRVGALVVTLGCTLGVAACSNDNDSNDSASGTASAAKSSGQSTKSSDTEDKDSNGNSDDNASTEVTGTDDIVVMKVSQAKDLRDGQQVTVDVKDADPDMGYYLALCAKEQTGDVPDCLGAHGDPNAQKWISNENEDGAIPDDGSFSEEITVNQKNVSTGGDEIDCKTQECVIKLFGDHSNGFVDVADIPVTFQ from the coding sequence ATGAAACACAACACTCATTCCACTCGACCGGCACTAACAATGGGTATGCGGGTTGGTGCACTTGTCGTTACTCTGGGGTGCACACTCGGAGTTGCCGCGTGTTCCAATGACAATGACTCGAATGATTCAGCATCCGGTACAGCTTCCGCCGCCAAGTCTAGTGGCCAGTCCACCAAATCAAGCGACACCGAGGATAAAGACTCGAACGGTAATTCCGATGACAATGCGAGCACGGAAGTCACCGGGACCGATGACATCGTTGTCATGAAAGTGTCGCAAGCAAAGGATTTGCGGGACGGGCAGCAAGTCACTGTAGATGTTAAGGACGCGGACCCTGACATGGGGTATTACCTTGCATTGTGTGCAAAAGAGCAAACCGGGGATGTTCCCGATTGCTTGGGGGCTCATGGTGATCCGAATGCACAGAAATGGATCTCAAATGAAAATGAGGACGGAGCCATTCCGGACGATGGCTCGTTCAGTGAAGAGATCACCGTCAACCAGAAGAATGTCAGTACTGGTGGAGATGAAATCGACTGTAAAACCCAAGAATGTGTCATTAAGCTCTTTGGCGACCACAGCAATGGGTTCGTCGATGTTGCGGATATTCCGGTCACTTTTCAGTGA
- a CDS encoding DEAD/DEAH box helicase, which translates to MNLASYLPDLADVPESLYDEAISDSFRSWVRSRGITLFPAQEEAILGTEAGDNVIVATPTGSGKSLVALYAHFFALAHDRRTFYTAPIKALVNEKFFSLCDAFGAKNVGMMTGDATVNGKAPIICATAEIVANIALRDGPDAEIDQVVMDEFHYYSDPQRGWAWQVPLLELPSTQFILMSATLGDTTFLRKDLSARTGRDTDLVDGTERPVPLSFSYVYTPIHETIETLIKEDKAPIYIVHFSQREAAERAQALKGHVKISAETKENIRETIGDFRFSSAFGRQLSGLVRQGIGVHHAGMLPKYRRLVEKLAQAGLLTVICGTDTLGVGINVPIRTVLFSGLAKYDGQRHRVLRSREFHQIAGRAGRAGFDTAGYVVIEAPEHEIENYQARQKAGSDPKKLKKLRKKSAPEGRATWAESTYERLINAEPEQMTSQFTVSSSMLLNVLSRPGNGFEAMKHLLRGNHESRAKQNRHIHMAIDLFKGLKQAGIIEQSETPDETGRYCHVTDELQRDFALNQPLSPFAVAALEILDPDSETFTLDIISVMESILDEPTPLLRAQEKKERGEEIAALKAEGVDYTERMAIVEDITWPMPLKEELDEAFEAYSEGHPWAREFSLSPKSVVRHMIERAMNFSDLIAAYGLARSEGVILRYLTDAWRTLLNTVPAEYHTDELDDIIDWLSELIIQVDSSLLDEWNRMADPDTPITDKEVEERAFGDGSEHALTASTRAFTRMVRNVFFRFVELFAFEKEDELDELTDRVATEDLADTPDWPAALDDYFDNFADLGVDASARSADMIIIKENGRSWSVRQIIDDPDGNHDWAITGTVDLDASDEAGDVRLSELSIVEGD; encoded by the coding sequence GTGAACCTAGCTAGTTACCTTCCCGACCTTGCTGACGTCCCCGAGTCTTTATACGACGAAGCAATTTCTGATTCATTTCGAAGCTGGGTTCGCTCTCGAGGAATTACTCTCTTTCCTGCACAAGAGGAAGCAATCCTCGGAACAGAAGCCGGTGATAATGTCATCGTCGCTACACCCACCGGCTCTGGAAAATCACTTGTCGCCTTATATGCGCATTTCTTCGCCCTTGCGCATGACAGGCGAACATTCTATACAGCACCAATCAAAGCTCTGGTCAATGAAAAATTCTTCTCACTATGCGACGCATTTGGTGCGAAAAATGTCGGGATGATGACAGGAGATGCCACCGTCAATGGCAAAGCTCCGATTATTTGCGCAACTGCCGAGATCGTAGCCAATATTGCCCTACGCGATGGTCCGGATGCTGAGATAGACCAGGTAGTGATGGATGAGTTCCATTACTATTCCGATCCCCAGCGAGGGTGGGCATGGCAAGTTCCACTCCTTGAACTTCCATCAACACAATTTATTTTGATGTCTGCGACCTTGGGAGACACAACTTTCCTGCGTAAAGACTTAAGCGCTCGAACGGGACGGGATACAGATCTCGTTGACGGAACCGAGAGGCCCGTTCCCCTATCTTTTTCGTACGTCTACACGCCTATTCACGAAACAATTGAGACGCTTATTAAAGAGGATAAGGCGCCCATCTATATTGTTCACTTCTCCCAACGTGAAGCAGCAGAGCGTGCTCAAGCACTCAAAGGGCATGTGAAGATTTCCGCGGAGACGAAGGAAAACATTCGTGAAACAATCGGAGACTTTCGTTTTTCCTCGGCATTCGGGCGTCAATTATCCGGCCTCGTTCGTCAAGGTATTGGCGTTCACCACGCGGGCATGCTGCCGAAATATCGTCGCCTCGTCGAAAAGCTTGCCCAAGCAGGCTTACTAACAGTGATTTGCGGAACCGACACACTCGGCGTGGGGATCAATGTTCCCATCCGCACTGTGCTTTTTAGCGGACTTGCGAAATACGACGGTCAACGCCACCGAGTGTTACGTTCCAGGGAGTTTCACCAAATTGCCGGACGAGCCGGTCGCGCTGGTTTTGATACGGCCGGTTATGTCGTTATCGAAGCACCTGAACACGAAATTGAGAATTACCAGGCACGGCAAAAGGCCGGGAGCGATCCCAAAAAACTTAAGAAGCTGAGGAAGAAATCAGCACCTGAAGGTCGCGCAACATGGGCCGAAAGCACCTATGAACGCCTTATTAACGCTGAGCCAGAACAAATGACCAGCCAATTTACGGTATCTAGTTCCATGCTGCTCAACGTTCTGTCCCGACCGGGAAACGGCTTTGAGGCCATGAAACACCTACTGCGCGGCAATCACGAAAGCCGTGCAAAACAAAACCGGCATATTCATATGGCTATTGATCTATTCAAAGGCCTCAAGCAAGCCGGAATAATCGAGCAATCTGAGACACCAGATGAAACTGGTCGTTATTGCCACGTGACCGACGAATTGCAACGTGACTTTGCATTAAACCAACCGCTATCACCATTCGCCGTCGCTGCTTTGGAGATTCTCGATCCTGATAGCGAGACTTTTACGCTCGATATCATCAGCGTGATGGAGTCGATTCTCGACGAACCAACTCCGCTACTTCGAGCTCAAGAAAAGAAAGAGCGAGGTGAAGAAATTGCGGCGCTCAAAGCGGAGGGCGTCGACTATACCGAACGAATGGCGATAGTCGAGGACATTACGTGGCCGATGCCCCTCAAAGAGGAGCTTGACGAGGCATTTGAGGCATATAGTGAAGGACACCCCTGGGCGCGAGAATTTTCCCTCTCCCCCAAGTCTGTTGTGCGCCACATGATTGAGCGTGCAATGAACTTCTCCGACCTCATTGCAGCTTATGGTTTAGCCAGATCAGAAGGAGTCATTCTTCGTTATCTCACCGACGCCTGGCGGACGTTGCTCAACACGGTCCCCGCGGAGTATCACACTGATGAGTTAGACGACATTATTGATTGGCTATCCGAACTCATTATCCAAGTCGACTCGTCACTATTAGATGAATGGAACCGTATGGCGGATCCTGATACTCCGATTACCGATAAAGAAGTTGAAGAACGGGCTTTCGGTGACGGTAGTGAACATGCACTCACTGCCAGTACGCGGGCATTTACGCGCATGGTTCGGAACGTCTTCTTCCGTTTTGTTGAGCTCTTTGCCTTTGAGAAAGAGGACGAACTCGATGAGCTTACCGACCGCGTAGCAACCGAAGATCTAGCTGACACTCCCGATTGGCCAGCAGCACTCGACGATTACTTCGACAATTTCGCTGATTTAGGCGTGGACGCATCTGCACGGTCCGCGGACATGATCATCATCAAAGAAAACGGGCGTTCGTGGTCGGTTCGACAAATTATCGACGACCCAGATGGCAATCACGACTGGGCTATTACCGGGACCGTCGATCTTGATGCGTCCGATGAGGCCGGCGATGTTCGGCTCTCTGAGCTCAGCATCGTTGAGGGCGATTAG
- a CDS encoding heme ABC transporter ATP-binding protein, whose translation MALASATKNDLLGRLCMLSLDSVSLRRGSRVVLDAVNVSIGQGEVVAIVGPNGAGKSTLLAVAAGDLTPDSGTVRIKDHNVSTTSAPDLARLRSVLTQSNTVGFSFTAGETIAMGRAPWAKTETATEAAEAMNTAIDETGVRGFLSREFHHLSGGEKARVSLARVLTQNTPLILLDEPTAALDIRHQEDVMKICRHRAKNGAAVGIVLHDLSLAAAWSDRIIVLEHGQVAISGNPDDVLQPKLLSKIYGCPMQVFRGPDDSPIVVPLRKTH comes from the coding sequence ATGGCGCTAGCGTCTGCGACGAAGAATGATCTGTTAGGAAGGTTGTGCATGCTATCTCTTGACTCAGTGTCCTTGCGCCGAGGTTCACGCGTCGTTCTTGATGCAGTTAACGTATCGATTGGCCAAGGAGAAGTTGTCGCTATCGTCGGGCCTAATGGTGCTGGTAAATCAACGTTATTGGCCGTAGCTGCAGGCGATCTCACGCCTGATTCAGGAACAGTTCGGATAAAAGATCACAACGTATCGACGACATCTGCGCCTGATTTAGCCCGACTACGATCAGTATTGACGCAATCCAACACCGTCGGTTTTTCCTTCACTGCCGGCGAAACCATTGCGATGGGGCGCGCGCCCTGGGCTAAAACCGAAACTGCCACCGAAGCAGCTGAGGCGATGAATACCGCGATCGATGAGACTGGCGTTCGCGGGTTTCTTTCTCGCGAATTCCATCATCTCTCTGGCGGTGAGAAAGCTCGAGTATCTCTTGCTCGAGTTCTCACACAAAATACTCCGTTGATTCTCCTTGATGAACCAACAGCCGCACTCGATATTCGTCATCAAGAAGATGTCATGAAGATTTGCCGACACCGGGCTAAGAACGGTGCCGCAGTGGGGATAGTCCTCCATGATTTATCTCTCGCCGCAGCGTGGAGTGACCGAATCATAGTGCTTGAGCACGGTCAAGTTGCTATATCCGGGAATCCCGATGATGTATTACAACCAAAGTTGCTGAGCAAGATTTACGGCTGTCCGATGCAAGTTTTCCGCGGACCCGATGACTCCCCCATCGTTGTCCCGCTGAGAAAGACACACTAA
- the galE gene encoding UDP-glucose 4-epimerase GalE yields MKILVTGGAGYVGGTVAKVLLEQGHSVTVVDDLTTGNTDLIPDGAKFVRGDVRDVAADVLADETFDGVAHFAARSLVGESVERPQDYWHHNVVTTLTLLDAMRHSHVSNLVFSSTAATYGEPETVPITEEFPTRPTNPYGATKLAIDHMITSYAHACGLGATSLRYFNVAGAYHGQGENRPVETHIIPIILQVALGHRERVKIFGDDWPTKDGTCVRDYIHVKDLADAHLLALHTNKPGQHRIYNLGSGDGYSVRDVIEMCRQVTGNPIPADISPRRAGDPAILIASSDKARHELGWNPTHTDLETIVSTAWDFAQSLGDRAHSLPKTTS; encoded by the coding sequence ATGAAGATTCTCGTGACAGGTGGCGCAGGATACGTTGGCGGCACCGTCGCTAAAGTGCTCCTTGAACAGGGCCATTCTGTGACCGTTGTTGACGATCTCACGACGGGAAATACCGACCTTATCCCCGATGGGGCGAAATTTGTTCGTGGAGATGTCCGCGATGTCGCTGCAGACGTCCTCGCTGATGAAACCTTTGACGGCGTTGCCCACTTCGCCGCTCGTTCGCTCGTCGGCGAATCTGTTGAGAGGCCTCAAGATTACTGGCACCACAATGTTGTGACCACATTGACGCTCCTGGACGCGATGCGTCACTCTCATGTCAGTAACTTGGTTTTCTCGTCCACTGCTGCCACATACGGAGAACCCGAAACAGTTCCTATTACTGAAGAGTTTCCCACGCGGCCGACAAACCCATATGGTGCGACAAAGCTCGCGATCGATCACATGATCACGTCGTATGCCCATGCCTGCGGCTTAGGAGCGACATCGCTACGCTACTTCAATGTCGCCGGGGCCTACCACGGTCAAGGCGAAAACCGCCCCGTCGAGACTCATATCATTCCCATCATTCTTCAAGTAGCTCTGGGGCACCGTGAGCGAGTGAAAATCTTTGGCGACGACTGGCCGACGAAGGATGGCACATGCGTCCGCGATTATATTCACGTCAAGGACCTTGCCGACGCGCACCTCCTGGCACTTCACACTAACAAACCAGGTCAGCACAGGATTTACAATCTCGGTTCCGGCGACGGGTATTCGGTCCGTGACGTCATCGAGATGTGTCGACAAGTGACTGGTAATCCGATTCCCGCCGATATCTCTCCGCGCCGGGCCGGCGACCCCGCGATTCTTATAGCTTCCAGCGACAAGGCACGCCACGAGCTGGGGTGGAACCCGACACATACAGACCTCGAAACAATTGTGTCTACAGCGTGGGACTTCGCTCAATCACTCGGGGACCGTGCACATTCTTTGCCCAAGACAACGTCGTAG
- a CDS encoding heme/hemin ABC transporter substrate-binding protein yields the protein MTLHYPSGFLSAGPFQARYRPFKSLTMLMGVILVIGLTTTACDVPSRDGESSSNQSDSSARPVHAQGLVNASLNTGDPQTLAQIKPNLPAETASQGKKVTVKKADRILGLDRSGAMAASLWSLGMGDKIVGRDISTDFPSAQKLPLVTPGGHSINAEAVLDLNPDVIFTDGTIGPQSVFRQLEQSGITVIRTDRDRNLDNADNLMKEIGRALGDPDAGNQAAHKVRDGIKSASKAAQAKSDHRRMIMLYLRGTNVSMIAGPKSGAPDLITSLGGVDAGEGLGLDKAFTNLTSEALVKAAPDTIIVMKEGLESIGGLDGLHKLPGFDQTPAGAHDSVLTVPDSHLLSFGPDAGNVITAMAQALYGEHQSSSSSSATPEALERRS from the coding sequence GTGACCTTGCATTACCCCTCAGGTTTCTTATCGGCTGGCCCTTTTCAGGCTCGCTATCGCCCCTTCAAATCCTTAACCATGCTCATGGGCGTCATACTCGTCATTGGTTTAACCACCACCGCATGTGACGTCCCGTCACGCGACGGAGAATCATCGTCTAATCAGTCTGATAGTTCAGCGCGTCCTGTCCATGCGCAGGGACTTGTCAATGCCTCGTTGAACACTGGTGATCCCCAGACCCTTGCGCAGATTAAACCGAATCTCCCCGCAGAAACGGCGTCGCAGGGCAAGAAAGTTACGGTTAAAAAGGCTGATCGCATTCTCGGCCTCGACCGATCTGGGGCTATGGCCGCCTCTCTGTGGTCCTTGGGCATGGGCGATAAAATCGTCGGGAGAGATATCTCCACTGATTTTCCGTCGGCTCAGAAGCTGCCATTAGTAACACCGGGTGGTCACTCTATTAACGCGGAGGCAGTTCTAGACCTCAACCCCGACGTCATTTTCACCGACGGCACAATTGGGCCCCAATCCGTTTTCCGCCAATTGGAACAATCCGGCATCACCGTTATACGTACTGATCGAGACAGAAATCTTGACAACGCGGACAACCTCATGAAGGAGATAGGACGTGCCTTAGGCGATCCGGACGCGGGTAATCAAGCAGCTCACAAAGTGCGAGACGGTATTAAGTCAGCGAGTAAAGCTGCCCAAGCAAAGTCTGATCATCGTCGCATGATCATGCTCTACTTGCGTGGGACAAATGTTTCAATGATCGCCGGACCGAAGTCTGGGGCACCTGACCTCATTACATCGCTAGGTGGCGTCGACGCCGGTGAGGGGCTTGGGTTAGACAAGGCCTTTACTAACCTGACATCCGAAGCATTGGTCAAGGCTGCTCCCGATACGATCATCGTGATGAAAGAGGGGCTCGAGTCTATTGGCGGCTTGGACGGCCTCCATAAGCTCCCCGGGTTTGATCAAACCCCAGCCGGGGCCCATGACAGCGTGCTGACTGTCCCCGACTCACACCTGTTATCGTTCGGTCCGGACGCGGGCAATGTGATCACAGCAATGGCTCAGGCTCTTTATGGCGAGCATCAGTCCTCCTCGTCCTCAAGCGCTACGCCTGAGGCTCTGGAGCGTCGATCATGA
- a CDS encoding neocarzinostatin apoprotein domain-containing protein: protein MLPTGDHSETHAPSGSRNTSKKKHGRTAARALVASLSTVSLIGMGSAAAPAASAVDLSSLSDAINDLGFPGSPDLGRFLNSGGGDEQSQSPTLTLDKDKDISGGDTLKATGKGYKPGESIYVTQTIEKPASGYPKTYGKAVKVKADDQGNFTTDLTVDTKFRDVDCTTTQCYVASFTAFPKLFDRSQDAWTPISFRNGSPVTVDTEGGHYGDGGSDNSNSGQDNGGNSQPNSGSLGSTSSSGATVSVNKTTDLNPSGDTVRVEGKGFKTDGPGIYVGIAQDDQFSTTNPDAFGPDTKWVSKSKGNLNDDGSFSIDLPVSSTFGSANCKDNHCSIYTLAAHGSSDRSQDTATPVSFKGGVAKKEDGAVTPPATSGDGAATGGNNNSQAAPVANPGGTAQSNNGNSGSAAPQGGAPAQPAPAPTGAHSSSGAAVTLSKTQNLNPSGDTIRVSGQGFKTSGNGVYVGIAQQDQFSTTNADVFGPGTVWVSNQKGNLNADGSFSVDLPVSATFGSANCLTNACAVYTFAAHGSSDRSQDTATPVSFAGGVAASSAQQAAQSVASGVSRSGGSSGSGSSGGGYGLSQASGASGTSGQSRSGARVSVSRTTISPTGKTPITVTGQGFKTGGNGVYVGVAEKSKFSFTDASVFGATNWVRPQQISSNGSFSTTLNIEPIFDGGNCIKNQCAIFTFAAHGSTDRSQDTVTDITVTGTQKEKESAVKAAEKKAEEKKKAQEARKKAREAKKKNKNSKGSKDADGNQAIESENTSSDHGWLYGIIIGILGTLAIVFAALFGIEKRRNSATHQPNSSNDDSVDNE, encoded by the coding sequence ATGCTTCCCACCGGAGATCACTCCGAGACCCACGCACCCAGTGGCTCACGCAACACGAGTAAGAAAAAGCATGGTCGTACCGCGGCTCGTGCCCTCGTTGCCTCCTTGTCAACGGTGTCTCTCATTGGGATGGGTTCAGCTGCTGCCCCTGCTGCGTCGGCAGTTGATTTGTCTTCGTTGAGCGACGCGATCAATGACTTGGGATTCCCGGGATCGCCTGATCTTGGCCGATTCCTCAATAGTGGTGGGGGAGATGAACAATCCCAATCACCGACGCTGACTCTCGATAAAGATAAAGACATCAGTGGTGGCGATACTCTCAAAGCGACGGGTAAGGGTTACAAGCCTGGTGAATCTATTTACGTCACCCAGACAATCGAAAAGCCCGCGTCCGGATATCCAAAGACTTACGGCAAAGCGGTCAAGGTAAAAGCCGATGACCAGGGTAATTTCACGACCGACTTGACCGTCGATACCAAGTTTAGGGACGTCGACTGCACCACCACCCAGTGCTATGTCGCGTCATTCACCGCATTCCCGAAGCTCTTTGACCGCTCCCAGGACGCGTGGACACCCATTAGTTTCCGTAACGGAAGCCCGGTCACTGTTGACACCGAGGGCGGTCACTACGGAGATGGTGGCAGTGATAACAGCAATTCCGGCCAGGATAATGGCGGCAATTCCCAGCCGAATTCGGGATCCCTGGGCAGTACGTCAAGCAGTGGAGCGACTGTCTCAGTCAATAAAACCACTGATCTCAATCCGAGCGGAGATACTGTTCGAGTTGAAGGTAAAGGGTTTAAAACTGATGGGCCTGGCATTTATGTAGGTATCGCCCAGGACGACCAGTTCAGTACCACTAATCCCGACGCCTTTGGCCCCGATACGAAGTGGGTCTCGAAGAGCAAGGGGAATCTGAACGACGATGGTTCCTTCTCCATCGATTTGCCCGTCAGCTCGACCTTCGGTAGTGCGAACTGTAAAGACAACCACTGCTCAATCTATACGTTGGCTGCACACGGCTCTTCAGATAGAAGCCAGGACACAGCAACGCCGGTCTCCTTTAAAGGTGGGGTAGCTAAGAAGGAAGATGGAGCTGTGACGCCCCCCGCTACATCCGGTGACGGGGCAGCGACGGGTGGAAATAACAACAGCCAGGCTGCTCCCGTCGCGAACCCGGGCGGAACCGCACAGTCTAATAACGGAAACTCAGGATCCGCTGCCCCGCAGGGAGGTGCACCTGCCCAACCGGCACCGGCGCCCACCGGGGCACATTCCTCGAGTGGCGCGGCAGTCACATTGTCAAAGACTCAAAATCTTAACCCGAGTGGAGACACGATCCGGGTTAGCGGCCAAGGGTTCAAGACCAGCGGGAATGGCGTTTACGTCGGGATTGCTCAGCAAGATCAATTCAGCACAACTAATGCTGATGTTTTCGGCCCCGGAACGGTATGGGTCTCTAATCAAAAGGGCAACCTCAATGCTGACGGATCCTTTTCTGTTGATCTTCCCGTGTCAGCAACATTCGGAAGCGCGAATTGCTTGACGAACGCGTGCGCTGTATACACCTTCGCCGCTCATGGATCCAGCGACCGCAGCCAAGATACGGCGACACCGGTCAGCTTTGCGGGTGGAGTTGCTGCATCAAGTGCACAGCAAGCAGCGCAATCAGTTGCATCGGGTGTCAGCCGGAGTGGTGGCAGTTCGGGTTCGGGTAGCTCAGGCGGCGGATATGGCCTCAGCCAAGCCTCTGGTGCCAGTGGCACGTCCGGTCAGTCACGCAGCGGAGCGCGAGTTTCGGTATCACGAACAACTATTTCGCCGACTGGAAAGACTCCCATCACAGTGACCGGACAAGGCTTCAAGACTGGTGGCAACGGCGTTTATGTCGGGGTAGCCGAAAAGTCGAAGTTCTCATTCACGGACGCTTCTGTCTTCGGAGCGACTAACTGGGTGCGGCCACAGCAGATTTCTTCAAACGGATCTTTCAGTACCACGCTGAACATCGAGCCGATTTTTGATGGTGGTAACTGCATTAAGAACCAGTGCGCTATCTTCACCTTTGCAGCACACGGTTCGACAGACCGGAGCCAAGACACGGTGACAGACATTACTGTTACCGGAACCCAGAAGGAAAAAGAGTCTGCGGTGAAAGCGGCCGAGAAGAAGGCCGAGGAAAAGAAGAAGGCACAAGAAGCGCGGAAGAAAGCGCGCGAAGCTAAGAAAAAGAACAAGAACTCTAAAGGTTCCAAAGACGCCGACGGTAACCAAGCCATCGAATCCGAAAACACCAGTTCAGACCACGGATGGCTTTACGGAATTATCATAGGCATCCTTGGCACACTCGCCATAGTGTTTGCTGCGCTATTCGGCATCGAAAAGCGGAGGAATTCTGCCACCCATCAGCCGAATTCGTCGAATGATGACTCTGTAGACAATGAATAG
- a CDS encoding PAC2 family protein: MDNDETMYELEYPEPETKSDANNGLSLIVALQGYADAGQAIDNAGSHIKAALEHAPLATFNNDLLIDYRSRRPAVHIVDNELAPAEKTELSLDVVRDNAGTPFLLLSGPEPDLRWDAFTEAVTDLSKRFQVTKAVSLYSAPMPVPHTRPLIVTQHGSYKSDPLRYPRFDGRITVPGSAQLELEMKMAKEGIDTAGFTAHVPHYVAASEYPSAVVKLLQAVEETAGVSIPLQALERESEKVERELEEQVEESGEIAAVVHALEAQYDQETARYRERHDRGLLSSDGEVPTGDEIGAELEKFLAQVNRDKDSQDKGAGTSPESDHPRSRNDDGTGSPTDTGRTSDTGLDDHSDYDDDHGDGDHRPHSDGGDDSDEA, from the coding sequence ATGGATAACGACGAAACGATGTACGAGCTTGAATATCCTGAGCCAGAAACGAAATCCGACGCTAATAATGGGCTATCACTCATCGTAGCGCTTCAAGGCTACGCTGATGCTGGCCAAGCTATTGATAATGCAGGATCGCATATAAAAGCAGCCTTGGAGCATGCGCCATTAGCGACGTTTAATAACGACCTCCTTATTGATTATCGTTCACGGCGGCCTGCCGTTCATATCGTCGACAATGAGTTAGCACCGGCCGAAAAAACAGAACTCTCCCTAGATGTTGTGCGTGATAATGCAGGAACACCATTCCTTCTTTTATCCGGCCCCGAACCCGACTTACGGTGGGATGCATTTACGGAGGCAGTCACTGACCTGTCTAAACGTTTCCAAGTGACAAAGGCGGTTAGTCTCTATTCCGCTCCGATGCCGGTTCCCCACACCCGCCCGCTGATCGTGACCCAGCATGGATCATACAAATCAGATCCGCTCCGATACCCCCGCTTTGATGGACGTATTACTGTACCGGGATCCGCTCAGCTCGAGCTCGAAATGAAAATGGCCAAAGAAGGTATTGACACAGCAGGCTTTACGGCCCATGTCCCTCACTACGTTGCCGCCTCTGAATACCCGTCTGCAGTGGTCAAGCTCCTCCAGGCTGTGGAGGAAACAGCGGGTGTTTCTATCCCCTTGCAAGCTTTAGAGCGAGAGTCGGAAAAAGTTGAGCGCGAACTTGAAGAACAAGTTGAAGAGTCGGGTGAAATAGCCGCCGTCGTCCATGCCCTCGAAGCGCAATATGATCAAGAAACTGCACGGTATCGAGAGCGCCATGACCGCGGTCTTCTTAGCTCTGATGGTGAGGTTCCCACTGGCGATGAAATCGGCGCAGAACTAGAAAAGTTCCTTGCGCAGGTTAACCGCGATAAGGATTCTCAGGATAAAGGTGCTGGGACCTCGCCCGAGTCGGATCATCCCCGTTCTCGTAACGACGACGGGACTGGTTCTCCGACTGACACGGGCCGTACATCAGATACCGGCTTGGACGATCACAGTGATTATGACGATGACCACGGCGATGGCGACCATCGGCCACACTCCGATGGAGGCGATGACTCAGACGAAGCCTAG